The Couchioplanes caeruleus sequence GGCTAGGTGCCGTCGGCGATGTCGTTGGCGGCGATGTACCCGAAGGTCATCGCCGGACCGATGGTGGAACCCGCACCGGCATAGCTGTGCCCCATGACCGCGGCGCTGGAGTTGCCGGCCGCGTAGAGTCCGGGAATGACCGGCCCGCCGGCGTGCAGCACCCGGGCACGGGCGTCGGTCCGCAGTCCACCCTTGGTCCCGAGGTCACCCGGAACGATCTTGCAGGCGTAGTACGGTGGCAGCCACAGTGGCGCGAGGCAGGAGTTCGGACGGACCGCGGGGTCCGTGTAGTAGTGGTCGTAGGTACTGTCGCCGCGGTGGAAATCGGTGTCCCGCCCGGTCCGCGCGAACCCGTTGAACCGGGAGACCGTGGCGGACAGGGCACTCGCAGGAACCCCGATCTTGTCGGCCAGCCCGCCGAGCGTGGAGGAGCGGTAGACGGCACCGGCGTCGTACCAGGAGTCCGGGAACGGGAAAGCCGGAGCGATGTCGCCGAAGAGATACCGGTTACGGTAGTTCTGGTCGAAGATCAACCAGGCTGGGATGTCCGGCGTGATGCCGTTCTTGTCGTACATGACGTGCACGACGTCGCTGTAGGGCGCCGCCTCGTTGACGAACCGCACGCCGGCGCTGTTGACCATGAGGCTGCCGGGCAGCGTCCGCTCGGCCAGGCAGAAGTACGGCTCGCCGGGCGTCGGGATGGCCGGTCCCCACCATGAGTCGTCGAGGAAGTCGGTGGCGGCGCCTGCCCGCAGTCCGGCCTGAATGCCGTCGCCGGTGTTCTCCTTGGCGCCGACCGTCCACTCGGTGCCGATCGGCTCCCGCTGGTACGCCAGCCGCATGGCCAGGTTGTGCTCGAACCCCCCGGCGGCCACGATCACGCCGCGGTTCGCACCGATCACCGTCGAGGACCCGTCGCGGGTGACGACGACCCCGGTGACCCGGCCGCTCGCGTCGAACCGCAGATCCTGGAACGGTGTGTCCAGCCAGACCGGCACGCCCGCCCCCAACAGGCCGGCACGCAACCCGGCGGCCAGGGCCTGCCCCATCGTGAGTGGCGTCTTCCCGTGCAGGACGGCCGCCGCGTACCGCGCGACACACTCCGCCGCGACGGCGAAACCCTTGGCATTGACCAGAGACAGTACGAGCCATTTGTAGTCGGCACTGAAGACGGAAACCCCGGGCGGCGTCGGCATGTAGGCGGGGTTGAGCCGGCTCAGCTCCGCGCCGAGCAGCTTGCCGTCGAACAGGTCCGGCTCGATCGAGCGGCCCTGCGGCATGCCCCCGGCGAACTCGGGATAGTAGTCGGGGTAGCCCTCCATGAACCGGAACCGCAGCGGGCTGTTCCCCATCACGAACGAGATCATCGGCGGCCCGTTGTCGAGGAACGCCTGCTGCTTGGCGGTGGGCACGTCCCCGTCGACCACCGCGGC is a genomic window containing:
- the kstD gene encoding 3-oxosteroid 1-dehydrogenase yields the protein MSPSLSRRQVLTGAAAIGTGLAVGPAVLGRAARAAQQFDVVVVGCGAAGMTAALRLAKRGLSVVVVEKAPTFGGSAARSGAGIWIPNNEIILAAGVPDTPAKAATYLAAVVDGDVPTAKQQAFLDNGPPMISFVMGNSPLRFRFMEGYPDYYPEFAGGMPQGRSIEPDLFDGKLLGAELSRLNPAYMPTPPGVSVFSADYKWLVLSLVNAKGFAVAAECVARYAAAVLHGKTPLTMGQALAAGLRAGLLGAGVPVWLDTPFQDLRFDASGRVTGVVVTRDGSSTVIGANRGVIVAAGGFEHNLAMRLAYQREPIGTEWTVGAKENTGDGIQAGLRAGAATDFLDDSWWGPAIPTPGEPYFCLAERTLPGSLMVNSAGVRFVNEAAPYSDVVHVMYDKNGITPDIPAWLIFDQNYRNRYLFGDIAPAFPFPDSWYDAGAVYRSSTLGGLADKIGVPASALSATVSRFNGFARTGRDTDFHRGDSTYDHYYTDPAVRPNSCLAPLWLPPYYACKIVPGDLGTKGGLRTDARARVLHAGGPVIPGLYAAGNSSAAVMGHSYAGAGSTIGPAMTFGYIAANDIADGT